A single region of the Candidatus Neomarinimicrobiota bacterium genome encodes:
- a CDS encoding 50S ribosomal protein L27: MAHKKGVGSSKNGRDSNAKRLGVKVSDGQSILAGGIILKQRGTKFHP, encoded by the coding sequence ATGGCACATAAAAAAGGTGTAGGTAGTTCCAAAAATGGTCGCGATTCCAACGCTAAAAGGCTTGGGGTAAAAGTGTCTGATGGACAAAGTATCCTCGCTGGGGGAATCATCCTCAAACAACGTGGAACCAAATTTCACCC
- the rplU gene encoding 50S ribosomal protein L21, which translates to MFAIVNIAGKQYRVAEGDKIKVSLLEAEVGKKVKFDNVLLTDDGKKVKVGKPTVKGVSVSGTVLDHGRDRKVIIFKKKRRKGYRRKNGHRQDFSLVQIDAISASAPKKKVAPKKTADKAEKKKD; encoded by the coding sequence TAATATAGCAGGAAAACAATACCGCGTCGCAGAAGGTGACAAAATTAAAGTGTCACTTCTTGAGGCAGAAGTCGGTAAAAAGGTCAAATTTGATAATGTCCTTTTGACGGATGATGGTAAAAAAGTTAAGGTTGGGAAACCAACTGTAAAAGGTGTATCCGTATCTGGTACTGTGCTGGATCATGGCCGTGACCGTAAAGTCATTATCTTTAAAAAGAAAAGACGTAAAGGTTATCGTCGGAAGAACGGACACCGACAAGACTTTTCATTGGTACAGATTGATGCAATTTCTGCATCAGCGCCTAAGAAAAAGGTGGCACCAAAGAAAACAGCTGATAAAGCTGAAAAGAAGAAAGATTAA